One genomic segment of Flavobacteriaceae bacterium includes these proteins:
- a CDS encoding tyrosine-type recombinase/integrase, which produces MRKNNSSGASPLGKTKDSSTRKKKVTQDAELELLQRLQNEKDQPGFIKYLLQKGYSIKSGERYLKDIERYKKWLDKQNITQEVVSYNDITHYIQSKKGKVKQITIATVLASLKQYYNYLQELGFVTENPTLNVQIKGVKRRILHNILSTQELEKIYFDYKRVPAEAGNSSKISLSKKRNEIIISLLIYQGLNTNDIQNLITKDVKLREGTIYIKGSRRSNERTLKLESHQILDFMEYTLQVRQTIINETKKETDLFFVTQGSSLKLQNVMQKLMGKLHKQNKQVQSVQQIRASVITGWLKVYNLREVQYFAGHRYVSSTENYLINDLEDLKEDIGKYHPIG; this is translated from the coding sequence ATGAGAAAAAATAATAGCAGCGGTGCTTCACCGCTAGGTAAAACCAAAGATAGTTCTACACGAAAAAAGAAAGTAACCCAAGATGCAGAACTGGAATTATTACAACGATTACAAAATGAAAAAGACCAACCAGGGTTTATAAAATACTTACTTCAAAAAGGGTACAGTATTAAAAGTGGCGAACGCTATTTAAAGGATATTGAACGCTATAAAAAGTGGTTAGATAAACAAAACATTACACAAGAAGTAGTTAGTTACAACGATATTACACATTATATCCAAAGCAAAAAAGGAAAGGTAAAACAAATTACTATTGCAACAGTTTTAGCGAGTTTAAAGCAATATTACAATTATCTTCAAGAGTTGGGTTTTGTAACAGAAAATCCAACGCTAAATGTACAAATCAAAGGTGTTAAACGAAGAATCTTACACAACATTTTAAGCACACAAGAGTTAGAGAAAATATACTTTGATTACAAACGTGTCCCTGCGGAGGCAGGGAACTCATCCAAAATAAGTTTGTCTAAAAAACGGAATGAAATCATTATAAGTCTGTTAATTTATCAAGGATTAAATACAAATGATATACAGAACTTAATTACCAAAGATGTAAAATTACGAGAGGGAACAATCTACATTAAAGGCAGTCGCCGAAGTAACGAAAGAACCTTAAAACTGGAATCACATCAAATCTTGGATTTTATGGAATACACCTTGCAGGTAAGGCAAACAATTATAAATGAGACTAAGAAAGAAACAGACCTGTTTTTTGTTACTCAGGGAAGCAGTTTAAAATTACAGAACGTGATGCAAAAGCTGATGGGTAAACTACACAAACAAAACAAACAAGTTCAAAGCGTACAACAAATCAGAGCTTCGGTAATTACCGGTTGGCTAAAAGTGTATAATCTTCGTGAAGTACAATACTTTGCAGGGCATCGTTACGTGAGTTCCACCGAAAATTATCTAATAAATGACTTAGAAGATTTAAAAGAAGATATAGGTAAATATCATCCAATTGGCTGA
- a CDS encoding IS3 family transposase — protein sequence MKIAPINRKKRRYAIATICNAFELKRDAYYKYQKRFVLKKQIEQNVIMLVKKSRKTLPREGTRKLMKSLHNDFRKQNINIGRDQLFRILKENNLLIRRKKYSSKTTNSYHRFYKYKNIIKDLIINRPNQVWASDITYIRTINGFCYLALITDMYSRKIVGYDISDSLELKGCVRALNKAIYQTKNTEEIIHHSDRGIQYCSNVYTQILKRKKIQISMTQENHCYENAMAERVNGILKDEFFLDQTFTNINHAKKATKNAIKLYNNKRLHLSLDYKTPNYVHKNVA from the coding sequence ATGAAAATAGCACCGATTAATAGAAAAAAAAGAAGGTACGCCATCGCTACTATTTGTAATGCTTTCGAGTTAAAAAGAGATGCTTATTACAAATATCAAAAAAGGTTTGTTCTTAAAAAACAAATAGAACAAAATGTAATAATGCTTGTTAAAAAAAGCAGGAAAACATTACCCAGAGAAGGTACTAGAAAGCTAATGAAATCCTTACATAATGATTTTAGGAAACAGAATATAAATATAGGTAGAGACCAGTTATTTAGAATCTTAAAAGAAAATAATTTGTTAATTAGAAGGAAAAAATATTCTTCTAAAACAACCAACTCTTACCATCGTTTTTATAAATATAAAAATATCATAAAAGACCTGATCATTAATAGACCTAACCAAGTTTGGGCTTCGGATATTACCTATATAAGAACTATAAATGGATTTTGTTATTTAGCACTTATTACTGATATGTATTCAAGAAAAATAGTAGGCTATGATATTAGTGATAGTTTAGAACTTAAAGGCTGTGTTAGAGCTTTAAATAAAGCTATTTATCAAACTAAAAATACCGAAGAAATCATACATCATTCTGATAGAGGAATACAATATTGTAGCAATGTTTATACTCAAATTTTGAAAAGAAAAAAGATACAAATCAGTATGACCCAAGAAAATCATTGCTACGAAAACGCAATGGCCGAAAGAGTTAACGGAATTTTAAAAGATGAATTCTTCCTCGACCAAACATTTACAAATATCAATCACGCCAAAAAAGCAACAAAAAATGCAATCAAATTATATAATAATAAAAGATTACATTTATCTTTAGATTATAAAACACCTAATTACGTGCACAAAAATGTAGCATAA
- the miaA gene encoding tRNA (adenosine(37)-N6)-dimethylallyltransferase MiaA, with product MATLITVVGPTGIGKTALSIQLARYFNTEIISCDSRQFYREMPIGTAVPDDKERASIPHHFIQSRSITEAYNVGRFEKDALTTLTTLFKKYKIVIMVGGSGLYVDAVLKGLDHFPDVDKTIRKKLIADLHKFGIEHLQDQLRKLDRISYKTIAIDNPQRLIRALEVCLSTGLPYTTFKSKPKEPRPFTSVKIGLTADREIIYRRINERVTKMMENGLLEEVKQLLPYRKLNALQTVGYKELFLYLEGKTSLEEAISEIKKNTRRFAKRQLTWFRKDTSVIWFDYLTDPDEISSKIAAKL from the coding sequence ATGGCTACATTGATTACTGTTGTCGGGCCTACGGGTATTGGTAAAACTGCATTGAGTATACAACTTGCTCGTTATTTTAATACTGAAATTATCTCTTGTGACTCAAGACAATTTTATAGAGAAATGCCTATTGGAACTGCTGTCCCCGATGATAAAGAAAGGGCCTCAATACCACACCATTTTATACAAAGCAGAAGTATTACGGAGGCGTATAATGTAGGCCGGTTTGAAAAAGATGCTTTGACAACATTAACCACACTATTTAAAAAATATAAGATTGTCATTATGGTTGGCGGAAGTGGTTTATATGTTGATGCAGTACTGAAGGGTTTAGATCATTTTCCGGACGTAGACAAAACAATAAGAAAAAAATTAATAGCTGATTTACATAAATTTGGAATTGAACATCTGCAAGATCAGTTACGGAAATTAGACAGAATTTCTTATAAAACTATTGCAATAGATAACCCTCAAAGACTCATTAGAGCATTGGAAGTATGCTTATCTACCGGGTTGCCTTATACCACTTTCAAAAGCAAACCGAAAGAACCCAGACCTTTTACCTCTGTAAAAATCGGATTGACTGCCGACAGAGAAATCATATATCGTAGAATCAACGAACGTGTTACAAAGATGATGGAAAACGGACTACTTGAAGAGGTAAAGCAATTATTGCCCTATAGAAAATTAAATGCACTGCAAACAGTGGGATATAAAGAACTTTTTTTGTACTTGGAAGGCAAAACTTCTTTGGAAGAAGCCATATCCGAAATAAAAAAAAATACCAGAAGGTTTGCAAAAAGACAGCTCACCTGGTTTAGAAAAGATACGTCTGTTATTTGGTTTGATTATTTGACCGATCCCGATGAGATTAGTAGTAAAATAGCAGCAAAACTTTAA
- a CDS encoding type I addiction module toxin, SymE family yields the protein MSRFRKLKIYQKYQSREWSKYAVVPEIRLEGKWLRELGFEIGKEIEIDQQKNKLTITLTDKNE from the coding sequence ATGAGTCGATTTAGAAAGCTAAAAATTTATCAAAAATACCAATCTCGCGAATGGAGTAAATATGCTGTTGTTCCTGAAATTCGACTTGAAGGAAAATGGTTGAGAGAACTTGGATTTGAAATCGGAAAAGAAATTGAGATTGACCAACAAAAAAATAAACTGACTATTACACTAACTGACAAAAACGAATGA
- a CDS encoding helix-turn-helix domain-containing protein, producing MQSFGKKLRECREAKNLSQSALAKLLNTNHSIIGKYERNEVKPTIDVVKKLAEALDTNVGYLLGETDNLNVLKDSSMLKRLNDIASFSKQEQEHILFALDAMITKIKLGSI from the coding sequence ATGCAGAGTTTTGGAAAAAAATTACGAGAATGTAGAGAAGCTAAAAACCTTTCGCAATCGGCTTTAGCTAAATTGCTAAATACCAATCATTCTATTATTGGTAAATATGAGCGTAACGAAGTGAAGCCAACTATTGATGTAGTCAAAAAATTAGCAGAAGCTCTTGATACTAATGTTGGGTATTTACTTGGGGAAACGGATAATTTAAACGTGCTTAAAGATTCTTCTATGCTTAAACGTCTTAATGATATTGCAAGTTTCTCTAAACAAGAACAAGAACATATTTTATTTGCGCTTGATGCTATGATTACTAAAATTAAATTGGGAAGTATTTAA
- a CDS encoding helix-turn-helix domain-containing protein, whose protein sequence is MRTYRLEELTDQYIGKKGTKEREEFENELRLDLLGYEIKKARKQRNLTQEQLGELVGVKKAQISKIENSTTDARFSTIMKVFKVLGAKVKFDVELNEQKLAY, encoded by the coding sequence ATGAGAACATACCGATTAGAAGAATTAACTGACCAATACATAGGAAAAAAAGGGACTAAAGAGCGTGAGGAATTTGAAAATGAACTGCGGCTTGACCTTCTTGGGTATGAAATCAAAAAAGCACGAAAACAGAGGAATCTAACCCAAGAACAACTCGGAGAGTTAGTTGGAGTTAAGAAAGCTCAAATTTCAAAAATTGAGAATAGCACGACTGACGCAAGATTTTCAACAATAATGAAAGTATTTAAAGTTTTAGGAGCGAAAGTTAAGTTTGATGTTGAGTTAAATGAACAAAAATTAGCATACTGA
- a CDS encoding ion transporter, with protein MSWRHKLHEVIYEADTRAGKLFDVVLLIAILTSILFVMLESVVPIQKKYGYLLNIAEWVITVLFSVEYFLRIISIKNPIRYVFSFYGIIDLLSILPKYLSIILVGSQNLAALRALRLLRVFRILKLGRYIGESNRLLVALRASRAKIAVFLFFIVIMCIILGTVMYMIEGSENGFTSIPRSVYWSIVTLTTVGYGDIAPQTPLGQLVASIIMILGYAIIAIPTGIVSSEMTKTVIDTNTQACPHCLASHHKKEAVFCHKCGGKLNE; from the coding sequence ATTTCCTGGAGACATAAACTCCATGAAGTGATTTATGAAGCAGACACAAGAGCCGGCAAACTCTTTGACGTTGTATTGTTGATAGCGATATTAACGAGTATTCTTTTTGTGATGCTGGAAAGTGTGGTACCTATACAAAAAAAATACGGATATTTATTAAATATTGCCGAATGGGTTATTACCGTATTATTTTCTGTCGAGTATTTTTTAAGAATTATTTCCATAAAAAATCCCATTAGATATGTTTTTAGTTTTTATGGTATTATAGACCTACTTTCCATATTACCTAAATACTTGTCAATTATACTGGTAGGCTCACAAAATCTGGCTGCTCTGAGAGCTTTGCGTTTATTGAGAGTTTTTAGAATATTGAAGCTAGGGAGATATATAGGGGAGTCTAACAGGTTATTAGTTGCACTAAGAGCCAGTAGAGCTAAAATAGCTGTATTTCTGTTTTTTATCGTTATTATGTGTATTATCCTGGGTACGGTCATGTATATGATAGAAGGTTCAGAAAACGGATTTACGAGTATTCCCAGAAGTGTATATTGGTCAATCGTTACTTTAACTACCGTAGGATATGGAGATATCGCACCTCAAACCCCTTTGGGTCAGTTAGTTGCAAGTATTATTATGATTTTGGGATATGCCATTATAGCCATTCCAACAGGGATTGTTAGTTCGGAAATGACTAAAACCGTTATCGATACCAATACACAAGCCTGTCCTCATTGTTTGGCATCTCATCATAAAAAAGAAGCTGTGTTTTGTCATAAGTGTGGAGGTAAATTAAATGAGTAA
- a CDS encoding type II toxin-antitoxin system RelE/ParE family toxin: MSDLKFRVELLKEAKQFLDNLDEKSRKKIIYNIWKARSTNDKELFKKLKGEIWEFRTKFNRTYYRLFAFWDKTNKENTIVISTHGIIKKTDKTPKGEIEKAERIRTQYFKDKT, encoded by the coding sequence ATGAGTGACCTAAAATTCCGAGTCGAGTTACTAAAAGAGGCTAAACAGTTTTTGGATAACTTGGATGAAAAGAGTCGTAAGAAAATTATTTACAACATTTGGAAGGCAAGAAGTACGAACGATAAAGAACTCTTCAAAAAATTAAAAGGTGAGATTTGGGAATTTAGGACAAAATTCAACCGAACTTATTATCGACTTTTTGCATTTTGGGATAAAACAAATAAAGAAAATACTATTGTTATTTCAACACACGGAATCATAAAAAAGACTGACAAAACCCCTAAAGGAGAGATTGAAAAAGCGGAGCGAATAAGAACACAGTATTTTAAAGACAAAACATAA
- a CDS encoding OmpH family outer membrane protein produces MKLKLTLAAILFGLVVKAQTKTGTVNSELIIGLMPETKKVIALIQDYGKRLDSSFQVKYKEYQDKVTVFEKNQEDYTDNLKALKYQELANMEEELQKNRKNGNQLMEIKRNEVMRPLYKKLRDVIAEISTAEGYTQILTTTGNEFAYIDKKFDITQKVMNKMGLKLPQADE; encoded by the coding sequence ATGAAATTAAAATTAACACTTGCGGCTATTTTATTTGGATTAGTAGTAAAAGCTCAAACAAAAACAGGAACGGTTAATAGCGAACTTATTATCGGGCTAATGCCGGAAACGAAAAAGGTAATTGCACTCATACAGGATTATGGTAAACGATTAGACTCTTCTTTTCAAGTTAAGTATAAAGAATATCAAGACAAGGTTACCGTTTTTGAAAAAAACCAGGAAGATTATACAGATAATTTAAAAGCATTGAAGTATCAGGAATTGGCTAATATGGAGGAGGAGTTACAAAAAAACAGAAAAAACGGAAATCAATTGATGGAGATAAAACGCAATGAAGTGATGAGACCTTTGTATAAAAAATTAAGAGATGTCATTGCTGAAATAAGTACAGCAGAAGGCTATACTCAAATATTGACTACGACCGGTAATGAATTTGCTTATATTGACAAAAAATTTGATATTACTCAAAAAGTGATGAATAAAATGGGGCTCAAACTTCCTCAAGCTGATGAATAG
- a CDS encoding tyrosine-type recombinase/integrase, which yields MKKLILKNESFQYIEKSFREWLDILGYAESTVYNLPNHIRELFYFLEQNNINNINRLDNQIIKEHYNNLKLRSNDRKGGALSNGSLNKHLQALYKFTDYLRQSGKMLLPQLNIDWENDETKHIETLTREEIRQLYKVTYGYNEHTQLEPLNARDRAMLTIFYGCGARRNEGYHLNVDHINFDKKVLHIKKGKAHKERLVPFNKTNSEYLQEYIYDSRPQLVKDRRESALFISQRGKRMHTVSIALRLKLLQQRTDDIRLQQKNVRLHVLRHSIATHLLSNGMSLENISRFLGHNSLESTQVYTHLTMSGDN from the coding sequence ATGAAAAAATTAATCTTAAAAAACGAGAGCTTCCAATATATCGAAAAGAGTTTTAGAGAATGGTTAGACATTTTAGGCTATGCAGAAAGTACGGTTTACAACTTACCAAATCATATACGAGAACTCTTTTATTTTTTAGAACAAAACAATATTAACAACATCAATAGGTTAGATAATCAAATTATAAAAGAACATTACAATAATTTAAAATTACGGAGTAACGATAGAAAAGGTGGAGCATTAAGCAATGGTAGTCTGAACAAACATTTACAAGCACTCTATAAGTTTACCGACTACTTACGCCAAAGCGGCAAGATGCTCTTGCCCCAATTAAACATTGACTGGGAAAATGACGAGACCAAACATATTGAAACCTTAACTAGAGAAGAAATTAGACAATTATACAAAGTAACCTACGGTTACAACGAGCATACACAATTGGAACCATTAAATGCCAGAGACAGGGCTATGCTCACCATATTCTACGGCTGTGGAGCAAGACGAAATGAGGGGTATCACTTGAATGTTGACCATATCAATTTTGATAAAAAGGTGTTGCACATCAAGAAAGGAAAAGCCCATAAAGAACGGTTAGTACCCTTTAATAAAACCAATAGTGAATACTTGCAAGAGTACATTTACGATAGTCGTCCACAGCTTGTAAAAGATAGACGGGAATCGGCACTTTTTATCAGTCAGCGAGGTAAACGTATGCACACAGTATCGATAGCATTACGCTTAAAATTATTACAACAAAGAACAGACGATATCCGATTACAACAAAAGAATGTACGCCTGCATGTTTTACGTCATAGTATTGCTACACATTTACTCTCAAATGGAATGTCATTAGAAAACATCAGCAGATTTTTAGGACATAATTCATTAGAATCCACCCAAGTGTATACCCACCTGACAATGTCAGGAGATAATTAA
- a CDS encoding helix-turn-helix domain-containing protein, protein MSFGKRVLELRKQHKISQEDLSNKIGVHQNVIGRYEREEAKPSIEIASKLADIFNVSLDYLVGKTELLMDENISERILTIQKLPNTDREHILFTIDAMIRDAKARLAYS, encoded by the coding sequence ATGAGTTTTGGTAAAAGAGTTTTGGAGTTAAGAAAACAACATAAGATATCACAAGAAGATTTATCTAATAAAATTGGTGTACATCAAAATGTTATTGGCAGATACGAACGTGAAGAAGCAAAACCATCTATTGAGATAGCCAGTAAATTAGCAGATATTTTTAATGTTTCTTTAGATTATTTGGTTGGTAAAACAGAACTCTTAATGGATGAAAATATTTCGGAAAGGATTTTAACAATTCAAAAATTGCCTAATACAGACAGAGAACACATACTTTTTACAATAGATGCAATGATTAGAGATGCTAAAGCGAGATTGGCGTATTCGTAA
- a CDS encoding type IV secretion system DNA-binding domain-containing protein, with amino-acid sequence MIHDILDSISDGLDSLLQLIVGGKHNYRGRTGNARRILKRKHKKGNGLKIGDKYIALDQTLKGGMLLLGKTGAGKSSRIFLNNLLSYSELSSISFICLDLAKELRDVAGGSLQEHLDGEDIVNFSDANASTTTWNPLQDLKPQDIHRFASDLVASTTTQNANTDPIWANLSASLISYIIQLLKGLELVLDTNKFTNLYNVRFLVVQLQGEFEKMNMLIAKYADDFLYSNLKAILANDKKMLNSIFSSTLSVLNLWQDKHIIRTTSSTTLDMESYRSQKKILWIQSSITQQKRLMGLNSLFLKAWFTHIMDAGIPKKEENTIGFLADEMSAVRTMDKGYIPFISSQIRKFKAFGVFGFQSYSQCIELYGKEGATTLKANTGTVLYLGQQDLETATHISKSLGRYSYEKDGKTLSREVLTPEEVMHSHTKEGGFLLCNNERPIQLKSIKPYYVDRKMKKQAEIPTPEIFANNPMPELLPIDMLIGAVAIEDSVVSKAVQ; translated from the coding sequence ATGATACATGATATTTTAGATAGTATTTCTGACGGATTAGACAGTTTATTACAACTAATCGTTGGTGGTAAACACAATTACAGAGGAAGGACCGGCAATGCCAGACGAATACTCAAAAGAAAACACAAAAAAGGCAATGGACTTAAAATTGGCGATAAATACATCGCCTTAGACCAAACTTTAAAAGGCGGAATGTTATTGCTTGGAAAAACTGGGGCAGGGAAATCGAGTCGTATATTTTTAAATAACTTATTGTCTTATAGCGAATTATCTTCAATTTCATTCATCTGTTTAGATTTAGCAAAAGAATTACGAGATGTCGCTGGCGGTAGTTTACAAGAACATCTTGATGGGGAAGACATCGTTAATTTCTCTGATGCAAATGCAAGTACGACGACGTGGAATCCTCTACAAGATTTAAAACCCCAAGACATCCACCGTTTTGCATCAGACTTGGTGGCAAGTACGACTACGCAGAATGCAAATACAGACCCTATTTGGGCAAATCTTAGCGCTTCACTTATTAGTTATATAATTCAACTTTTAAAAGGTTTAGAATTGGTTTTAGACACAAATAAATTTACCAATTTATACAACGTACGGTTTCTCGTTGTTCAACTACAAGGAGAATTTGAAAAAATGAATATGCTAATTGCCAAATACGCAGATGATTTTTTATACAGTAATCTAAAGGCAATTTTAGCCAATGATAAAAAAATGTTGAACAGCATTTTCTCATCCACTTTGTCAGTTCTCAATCTTTGGCAAGATAAACATATAATTCGTACCACTTCCAGCACTACACTTGATATGGAATCCTATCGTTCTCAGAAAAAAATATTGTGGATTCAAAGTTCCATTACCCAACAAAAACGATTAATGGGGTTAAACTCATTATTTCTAAAAGCGTGGTTTACCCATATCATGGATGCAGGAATTCCAAAAAAAGAAGAGAATACTATTGGATTTTTAGCGGATGAAATGTCGGCAGTCCGAACGATGGATAAGGGCTATATCCCTTTTATTTCCAGTCAAATACGTAAGTTTAAAGCATTCGGTGTCTTTGGTTTTCAGTCCTATAGCCAATGTATAGAATTATATGGAAAAGAGGGAGCAACTACCTTAAAAGCGAATACAGGAACGGTACTTTATTTAGGACAACAAGATTTAGAAACGGCTACTCATATTAGCAAGTCTTTAGGAAGGTATTCTTATGAAAAAGATGGAAAAACCCTGTCAAGAGAAGTACTTACTCCTGAAGAAGTGATGCACAGTCATACCAAAGAAGGAGGTTTTTTATTGTGTAATAATGAAAGACCTATACAGCTAAAAAGTATCAAACCTTACTATGTAGATAGAAAAATGAAAAAACAAGCAGAAATACCAACGCCAGAGATTTTTGCGAACAATCCTATGCCTGAACTCTTGCCAATCGATATGTTGATTGGTGCAGTTGCAATAGAAGATTCAGTAGTTAGTAAAGCAGTACAATAG
- a CDS encoding helix-turn-helix domain-containing protein, giving the protein MNTKELKYFKKLGAKIKQLREEKEIDQKSFAFDCGIGRTQLYMIENGKTNPRLFTLMKIADGLEISVSVLLK; this is encoded by the coding sequence GTGAACACAAAAGAATTAAAATATTTTAAAAAATTAGGTGCTAAAATCAAGCAATTAAGAGAAGAAAAAGAGATTGACCAAAAGTCTTTTGCTTTTGATTGTGGAATTGGAAGAACTCAATTGTATATGATTGAAAACGGAAAAACGAATCCTCGTTTGTTTACTTTGATGAAAATTGCTGATGGATTAGAAATTTCGGTTTCTGTACTTCTAAAATAG
- a CDS encoding transposase, whose translation MYKNDGYVRRYSESFKLKVLAELTKGNHSKRQIALTYGIQSSTINVWIKKYDRKDLMNTRVTVQTDDELSRIKALQKELKQLKDLLIKKDLDKLVNDSYLEVAAENLGYKNVEELKKNLNIKP comes from the coding sequence ATGTATAAAAATGATGGATATGTAAGACGTTATAGTGAGAGTTTTAAACTCAAAGTATTAGCAGAACTTACCAAAGGAAACCATTCCAAAAGACAAATTGCCTTAACTTACGGCATACAATCTAGTACGATAAACGTATGGATTAAAAAATATGACCGTAAAGATTTAATGAACACCCGTGTAACCGTGCAAACAGACGACGAATTATCCCGTATTAAAGCCCTTCAAAAAGAGCTAAAACAACTCAAAGATCTTCTTATTAAAAAGGATCTAGATAAACTTGTGAATGATAGTTATCTTGAAGTAGCTGCTGAAAATCTTGGCTATAAAAATGTTGAAGAATTAAAAAAAAACTTAAACATAAAGCCTTAA